The DNA window TAAAGAGTAGAATTTCTGATTCTAAAACTAGTTTTCAGAAAGCTTTTCTCTCAAGAAATGCAATAGTTTACTGGCTAGGTTTCCGTTTCTTCTCACGTAATTCGATACCCGTTCAAAGGCCACACTTTCCCTCTCAAAATCTGTGAAAAACCCGACGAAATTTTCCTCTTCCAAATTATAATGATTTTCAGTTCTGGAGTTGTAATTATAAGTTATTTCTGAATATTTCTCATAAATATCTTCAGGTATTTTTCCTTTTAAAAAAGAGAGAAAACCCGCCACTTTGTTTAAGTGCTCCTTTTCTTCCTGGCAATAAGAATGCCAGAGAAAGGGTTTCCCAGAGACTATGGATCTAGAAAAACTTTCCTCTCCTCTGACAAGATTAAAATCTGAATTATATAAAATTTTATCATAAATATCCTGCTCCACATAATCCATGAATACTATTTCTATATTTTTTAAATTTTTTAGGTTTTTCGTGATCAAAATTCCATTTTTACTCATCTCACCGAAAACCATAAGGATCGTTTTTTTCCCTGTTTTTTCAAGAGTATCTAAAAAATTCTGAAAGTTATATTCATAGGAAAAGACTGTTCCTATAAAACTGTTCTTTTCTACAGACAGACGCGAATCATATGAAAAAACTTTTTCTGAATGGTCTGATATTATTTCATTGAAAAAAGCTTCCCTCTCCTCTACAGCATTATGTTCATCTATGATGAGGCCCCCGCTCCAGTTTTCAAAGCCAGGCATATAAAAATATTTTTTCACATTTTTTACATTTATATATGAGCTTTGAAGGTGGTAATCCTTTGCCCATTCTTCTCCAGTTAGATACTCTATATTAATGACTATCTTAACCTCTCCTGGTGCACCCTCTAAGTACACTTTTGGAATTTCACATCCGTAAGCCTCTATAACCACTTCTGCCCTTCTAGCCTCGATATAGTCCTTTCCACTCATCTTTGTCATGTCATAGTAGACAATATTTTCTATCTCCTGTATTTTTTTATCCACAGAAATTCTCTTGTTTATCTTGGAAAAGGTTTCCAGATCATTTAAAAAAACTCTTACCTCGAGTCCATCTCCTTTTCTTTTTAATTCTTTAGCCAGTCTATATACGAAACCTATATCTCCAAAATTATCTATGATGTCACAGAATATATCTATCCTATTAAGCATTTATTATCTCCCTGAATTTTATTTTTTCTGAAAACATTATAACCTAAATTTTTGTATTTGGATATTTACAAACAGAAAAAAAGCCTTTTTTTAAAACAGTTCCCTTGTGTATATTTTTTTACCATTATCTTCTCGTGGTTAAAAGCACATAACTATTTTCGAATATTTCTGTCTATAAATTTTCTGAAATATAATTCTTCACAACAATTTCCTGTATTTTTTCAATCCTTATTTTATTGGATTTAGAATATTTGATTACAGTATAAATGCTGGGCAATCTATTTTCGTTTGATATGATAAATGTTAAATAGAAAATAGTAGGTCTACATGGCATTAGAAAAATATAGTAGTGAAATTAAAGAAACAATGGTTAGATTTTACAATGGGAGAAAAGGTAAGAAGGTTAAGGACTCAGCATATAGAATATGGTATAGCAGAATCAACAGTTAATCACCGGGTTTTAGGCTTGCCTAAAAAAGAAAATAATAAAGAAAACTAAAGAGTCTTCTAATTCAGAAGTTGAAGAAATGAAAAAAGAGATTGCAAGGCTCAAAGAAGAGAATGATATATTAAAAAAGGCTATGACCATATTCGCCAAAAGCTAAGTAAAGATAATTGCCAGACACTGATCACCACACTTTCTAAAGTACACCCTATTTGCAAACTGACAAAAATTTTAAAGATTCCTAAAAGAGTACGTACTACCATAGAATATCAAGCGCAGAGAATCCTAATAAACTAAAGAGGGAAGATCTGAAGCTCAAAATCTGAGGAGATGAAGTTATTTTACTCAAAAAAGGAAATCCCTACGATTTGGTACAATAACAGGAGAATCCAAAAATACTAAATTTGAAATCTCCTAAAAAGTACCTAGAAATAGCGTAAAAAACGAAAAAATTTGTCCAATAACTTGATGTAATATCAGTTAGGTTGACTACTATATTGAAAGAAGACCAAACATTAACTCCAAACTTTTAGACAAAATTTAAACATTTGAGCCCCTATAACTCCCCCAAAAATAGGAGCCACCACTGGAATCCACGCATAACCCCAATCAGAATCTCTCTTTGCATTTACAGGAAGAAGTGCATGGGCTATTCTCGGGCCTAAATCCCTGGCAGGATTTATAGCATAGCCTGTCGGCCCACCAATGCTCAACCCTATTGACCAAACTAAAATACCTACAAGAAGTGCCGCCATAGGTCCTACATTATTATTGCTGTTTGTTATCCCCATTACCCCTATAACAAGAACTGCGGTACCTATGGTTTCTGTCACAATATTCCACTTAGATCCGCTTATGGCAGGCCCTGTGGAAAAAGTTGCAAGTATTCCGTCAGCATCATCAGTCTCATCATAGTGCTGTTTATAGGAAAGATACACAAGGACAGCTCCTGCAAATCCTCCTGCAACTTGTGACACTATGTAGCCTGGAACAAGGGACCAGTCAAAAGCACCTATAGATGCTAATGCGACAGTCACTGCTGGGTTTATATGAGCTCCGCTTACCCATCCAGTCACGTATACTGACACAGTAACACCGAATCCCCATCCTGCTGTGATTGCTATCCATCCCCCGCCATTACCCTTACTTTTATTCAGCACTACATTTGCTACAACTCCGTTTCCTAGAAGTACCAGTATCATCGTCCCAATAAACTCTGCTAAATAAATTCCCATTTCAACCTCCTAATAATCTTTTATTGTTTAAATTTTTCCAAATAAAAACTACACAAGAATAAGTATTTTACTATACCTTTTATGTGTAGTTTTTATTGACACTATAATTCTTATCTAAGTGGTAGACCCTTTACAAGTCTGGCTCCGTTACTTCCCAAATCCCTCAGTTTTTCTTTTCCCTCAAAAACATTTGCCTTTTGTATATATTTTTTATCATATTTTCTGGTGGTCAAAAGAGCATCTCCGTTTTCAGATATCCCAATTCCGACTTCTAAAGTTCCCGAAACATAATTTCCCTTGACCACTTCCTGTGAAGGAACAAATTTCAGAAAATAGGGAAGTCCTTCCTCCTCTATACCCCACAAAATTTCATTTATACATTCTCTATCGATACTTTCAGAGCAACATATATTTATACTAGGTCTTGTATACATCGGCCACCTCCATTATTGGTCTTTCGTCAGGATGATAGATTCTACAGTTAGTATCGCTACATTCTACTCCCATGACAAGTCCAGTTGCAACGGCATTTCTCGGTCCCTCTGTACCTCTTATATTTCCACAACCTGCAACTATTCCATATTCAGAAAGTGATTCTGTTATCATCTGGGATATTTCAAAATCCAGTGCAGACCCTCCAACTATTACTACAAATTCAAAATCTCTTATGTTTTTAGTGTGGGAGACTTTTTTTAGTGACCTTATTACATTTGTTACAAAGACCTTTTTCTTTGCGGCTCTTCTGACTGTTTTTATTTTCTCCAACGGAATATCAAGTTCCAGTGGAATAAGCTCCCCTTCTTTTATGAGGACGTTTTTTGCAAATACCTTTGGGGAAAGGGAATTTGCGAAGAATTGAACACTTCCGTCTTCATGCCTTATAAAAAATAAAGACTCTACCTTTGCCAAAGGATATTTTTTAATATCTTCAGCCAAATTAAAATCTTCTATTCCCAACTCCTTTTGTATAAGAAGTGTGGTCATATTACCGGCTCCAGCCAAGTGAACCAGCTCCTGGTTACCATATCTATCAATAGAACATGCATCGGTGGATCCAGCCCCTATATCCACTATCACCAAAGGTGTCCCTGTACCAGGCGTGGTGAGAGCACCTCTTATGGCCATATCCGCCTCTACCCCCCCTACTTCTACTCTTACTCCTAGCTCTCTTTCTATCTCATCAGCCACATCAGACATCTGATTTTTACAGGTATTTACCATGGCAGCTATCCCTACTGCATTTTCAAACATAAACTCTTCTGCGACTCCACCTTTTATCTTCTGTGGGACCTGGGTGTCCACAGCCAATATATCCCTTATCTTTATATTGTGTATCTCTTCGTTGGTAAAATTAGCCATGACACTTTTTACCTTTTGCAGCATACCCCCTACGTTTGTCCCGTACTCTCCATTTATATCCACGACGTGATCTATACTGCTCAGAGTCTTCATTATTTTCCCGGAGCCTTCCTCTATACTAACGCTTTTGGATTTAGAATTTCCATCAAACTGGATCTTTCCTGCAGGAATAACCTTTTCCTTGACATCTCCATGGGGAGTTTTTATAACCACACCTGATCTGTTTCCTATCAGGGCTTTAGAGATCGGCACTATTTTCTTTGTCTCTTCTGAAGTCAGAGAAAATATTGTAGCTATTCCGTAGGGGTTTGAGATAGCCTCTATTATCTTTCCCTTAGGGGCCACTTCTACAGCAGCCTTCATCCCAAGGGGAACTTTTCCCACAAAATTAACCTCGTCAACTATCGGAATCTTATTTGTAAGTCTGTTGTTTATAAGGACTCCGTCATCTTTTTGAATGATGGCCCCCTTTATTCTACACCCTTTTTCAACTGCTTCATTCATCTTGTAGGCCGCTTCTAAAAAACTGTATTTTTTTTCTATTATTACTATATAATCTTTGTCCATCTGGAAGTTTTCAAGATCTCGGAATAGGATTGTTTCCCCTATCCCAAGACCTAATCCTCCTGGAGTCGAAGGATTATGTCCGATCATAGTAGATTCTGTAATTATTGTCTCTGTTATAGTCTCCATAGAAACGTCCCCTATAACAGGAGTAGCCTCATTTATCCTTATTAGGGATAAATCCCCCCTTTCAAGGCCTGCTTTTTTTAAAGCCTCATTTATGGCTCTTTTTATTCCTAGGACATTCTCCTTGGTTCCTTTTAAACCAGTGGTCTCATGTAAACCACTAGACAAAAATTCATAATTATTATTTTCCACCTTGGCTAAAGCTACTTCTGTTGTAGCATTTCCAATATCTACTCCTACTACGACTTTCATAATCCACCACAACCCTTTCTAGTCTTTTCTAAGCTGACCTCTTTTTTCGTAAACTTCTGCTGCCTCTTTTACAAAGGCAGAGATTACAACTGCAGAATATTTCTTTTCAAGTTCATCTGCTATTTGAAATAGTTCTTCCTTTGATGATCTCAAAGGTCTCAACGCATTATATATCTCAAGTATTTTATCGTCTGGAATGAAAACCATCTCACTGGCTCTCTCAAAGTTTTTAGTTACAGTGGGTCTGTTACCTTTTTTTGCGATCTCCCCCTGAAGCTTAAGAGTTTCCGGAGAGATTCTTATATCCTCAGGTTTTATATTTCCGTTCATTACACTTTCTAACGTTATGTCATCTAAAGTTTTACCTGTAGATGTTTTTAGCCACTCTTTTCTCTTCTCTCCCAGCGGATAGTCGGAAACTGGATTTATATTTTTAGTATCCATATCAATAATTCCTCCAAATTAAAATTCGTACTTTATTTCTAGTGGTTTACCATTTTCAACAACATGTTTTGTCTCTTTTATATGCAGTAATGCTGCTTTTGCCTGATATTTAGGTCTTGCCATCTGATCACTGGCTACAGGTACTGGATTTGGAGATTCTCCCTTTGCATATTTTGCAGCATTTTTACCTATTAATCTGAATATTTCAGGTGTCAAAAGTGGCGCCTGAGGAAAAAGCTCCAAGTTGTTCAAAGGAAGAAGATCCTTTTGGTGGATTACTGTCGTCCCCTTCGACTGGATACCTATACCTATCCCAGAACCACTTAGCTTTGCAGCATCAAGTGCCATAAAGCAAACATCTGAAGTTCTCGTTACCCTTACGATTCTAGCCTTTATTCCCTCTTCCTCTATACCTGCAATGAGCTCAGTCAAGACCTCATCATGAGAAACACCAGTTATCGTCTTGTTCTGAAATTTTTTAAAAGCCGGAGCCAGCCCTATAACTACCTCTTCAGATCTAGTTCCTTTTTTGGCTTCTCCTACCTCTTCAATATTTACAGATGGTACAAATTTATTTTTCATAATAGTCAACTCTCCTATTCTATACTTTCTGGTCTTATAGCCGTTGGGATGTTCTTGATCTCTTCCCATCTTTCGTCGCTAATTCTATATCCACTTCCAGGTCCCATGTAATCATTTTTATCATTTATAGCACTCATTATTTTGAAGCCTTTACCTAAAATAGCCGAAGTTTGAAGGTAGTCTCCGGAAACTCTTTGCTTTAGCATACCCAAAACATGCTCCGCAACATCGTCAAATCCACTTCTGCTAAGTCCTTTAACAAGGTCCACACCTGTTATTCCTGATTTCAAAAGCTCTTCTGCTGCCTTTAAATCCTCAACTACGTTTCTTTGTGGCATATCAGCACTTCCATGGGCATATGTTGCTGCTTCTACCTCTTCATCTGTGATTTCTGGGAGGTTAAGCTCTTTAAACAATCCTTGAATTGCTCTAGCAGCCTTGTTTCTTACCTTGATAACTTCATCTTCAGACACAG is part of the uncultured Ilyobacter sp. genome and encodes:
- a CDS encoding diol dehydratase small subunit → MDTKNINPVSDYPLGEKRKEWLKTSTGKTLDDITLESVMNGNIKPEDIRISPETLKLQGEIAKKGNRPTVTKNFERASEMVFIPDDKILEIYNALRPLRSSKEELFQIADELEKKYSAVVISAFVKEAAEVYEKRGQLRKD
- a CDS encoding glycerol dehydratase reactivase beta/small subunit family protein, coding for MYTRPSINICCSESIDRECINEILWGIEEEGLPYFLKFVPSQEVVKGNYVSGTLEVGIGISENGDALLTTRKYDKKYIQKANVFEGKEKLRDLGSNGARLVKGLPLR
- a CDS encoding MIP/aquaporin family protein, coding for MGIYLAEFIGTMILVLLGNGVVANVVLNKSKGNGGGWIAITAGWGFGVTVSVYVTGWVSGAHINPAVTVALASIGAFDWSLVPGYIVSQVAGGFAGAVLVYLSYKQHYDETDDADGILATFSTGPAISGSKWNIVTETIGTAVLVIGVMGITNSNNNVGPMAALLVGILVWSIGLSIGGPTGYAINPARDLGPRIAHALLPVNAKRDSDWGYAWIPVVAPIFGGVIGAQMFKFCLKVWS
- the earP gene encoding elongation factor P maturation arginine rhamnosyltransferase EarP, translating into MLNRIDIFCDIIDNFGDIGFVYRLAKELKRKGDGLEVRVFLNDLETFSKINKRISVDKKIQEIENIVYYDMTKMSGKDYIEARRAEVVIEAYGCEIPKVYLEGAPGEVKIVINIEYLTGEEWAKDYHLQSSYINVKNVKKYFYMPGFENWSGGLIIDEHNAVEEREAFFNEIISDHSEKVFSYDSRLSVEKNSFIGTVFSYEYNFQNFLDTLEKTGKKTILMVFGEMSKNGILITKNLKNLKNIEIVFMDYVEQDIYDKILYNSDFNLVRGEESFSRSIVSGKPFLWHSYCQEEKEHLNKVAGFLSFLKGKIPEDIYEKYSEITYNYNSRTENHYNLEEENFVGFFTDFERESVAFERVSNYVRRNGNLASKLLHFLREKLSEN
- a CDS encoding diol dehydratase reactivase subunit alpha; this translates as MKVVVGVDIGNATTEVALAKVENNNYEFLSSGLHETTGLKGTKENVLGIKRAINEALKKAGLERGDLSLIRINEATPVIGDVSMETITETIITESTMIGHNPSTPGGLGLGIGETILFRDLENFQMDKDYIVIIEKKYSFLEAAYKMNEAVEKGCRIKGAIIQKDDGVLINNRLTNKIPIVDEVNFVGKVPLGMKAAVEVAPKGKIIEAISNPYGIATIFSLTSEETKKIVPISKALIGNRSGVVIKTPHGDVKEKVIPAGKIQFDGNSKSKSVSIEEGSGKIMKTLSSIDHVVDINGEYGTNVGGMLQKVKSVMANFTNEEIHNIKIRDILAVDTQVPQKIKGGVAEEFMFENAVGIAAMVNTCKNQMSDVADEIERELGVRVEVGGVEADMAIRGALTTPGTGTPLVIVDIGAGSTDACSIDRYGNQELVHLAGAGNMTTLLIQKELGIEDFNLAEDIKKYPLAKVESLFFIRHEDGSVQFFANSLSPKVFAKNVLIKEGELIPLELDIPLEKIKTVRRAAKKKVFVTNVIRSLKKVSHTKNIRDFEFVVIVGGSALDFEISQMITESLSEYGIVAGCGNIRGTEGPRNAVATGLVMGVECSDTNCRIYHPDERPIMEVADVYKT
- a CDS encoding propanediol/glycerol family dehydratase medium subunit — protein: MKNKFVPSVNIEEVGEAKKGTRSEEVVIGLAPAFKKFQNKTITGVSHDEVLTELIAGIEEEGIKARIVRVTRTSDVCFMALDAAKLSGSGIGIGIQSKGTTVIHQKDLLPLNNLELFPQAPLLTPEIFRLIGKNAAKYAKGESPNPVPVASDQMARPKYQAKAALLHIKETKHVVENGKPLEIKYEF